A DNA window from Hordeum vulgare subsp. vulgare chromosome 1H, MorexV3_pseudomolecules_assembly, whole genome shotgun sequence contains the following coding sequences:
- the LOC123427604 gene encoding MADS-box transcription factor 58-like isoform X1 translates to MQILNEKLATPSTGLMNKIMAATGWGNSRYTRRGRDSARGPYSVRKPHGEKHHQGEEMDHTLSFSSYLQRRVQEVAAQENPVKESVSPGLGSAGAAAEKMGRGRIEIKRIENTTNRQVTFCKRRNGLLKKAYELSVLCDAEVALVVFSSRGRLYEYSNNSVKATIERYKKATSDTSSAGTVAEINAQHYQQESAKLRQQITTLQNSNRTLIGDTMATMSHRDLKQLEGRLDKGLGKIRARKNELLSAEIEYMQRREMELQNNNFYLREKVAETERGQQQTLNMMGAASTSNEYEQNMIQCDPRTFLQFNIMQQPQYYTQQEDRKTFNSVER, encoded by the exons ATGCAGATACTCAACGAGAAGCTGGCTACACCATCCACAGGCCTAATG AATAAAATCATGGCTGCTACTGGGTGGGGGAATAGTAGATACACAAGAAGAGGGAGAGATTCGGCTAGGGGTCCTTACTCTGTAAGAAAGCCACACGGAGAAAAGCACCACCAAGGAGAGGAGATGGATCACACCCTCTCCTTTTCTTCCTATCTCCAAAGAAGGGTCCAAGAAGTAGCAGCTCAAGAGAATCCG GTGAAGGAGTCCGTGTCCCCGGGCTTGGGATCGGCGGGTGCTGCTGCTGAGAAGATGGGGAGAGGGAGGATCGAGATCAAGCGCATCGAGAACACGACGAACCGGCAGGTCACCTTCTGCAAGCGCCGCAACGGACTCCTGAAGAAGGCGTACGAGCTCTCGGTGCTCTGCGACGCTGAGGTCGCGCTCGTCGTCTTTTCCAGCCGCGGGCGCCTCTATGAGTACTCCAACAACAG CGTCAAGGCAACCATTGAGAGATACAAGAAGGCAACTAGTGACACCTCCAGCGCTGGTACAGTCGCAGAGATCAATGCCCAG CACTACCAGCAGGAATCTGCAAAGCTGAGGCAACAGATAACCACCTTGCAGAACTCCAACAG GACTCTAATAGGCGATACCATGGCTACCATGAGCCACAGAGACCTAAAGCAGCTGGAGGGAAGGCTGGACAAAGGCCTAGGAAAGATTAGAGCAAGAAAG AATGAATTACTAAGCGCTGAAATTGAGTACATGCAGAGAAGG GAAATGGAGCTGCAGAATAACAACTTCTACTTGAGGGAAAAA GTCGCTGAGACTGAAAGGGGGCAACAGCAGACGTTGAACATGATGGGGGCGGCTTCCACATCTAATGAGTACGAGCAAAATATGATACAATGTGATCCGAGAACCTTCCTGCAGTTCAACATCATGCAGCAGCCTCAGTACTACACCCAGCAGGAGGATAGAAAAACCTTCAACTCAG TTGAGAGGTGA
- the LOC123427604 gene encoding MADS-box transcription factor 58-like isoform X2, which translates to MQILNEKLATPSTGLMVKESVSPGLGSAGAAAEKMGRGRIEIKRIENTTNRQVTFCKRRNGLLKKAYELSVLCDAEVALVVFSSRGRLYEYSNNSVKATIERYKKATSDTSSAGTVAEINAQHYQQESAKLRQQITTLQNSNRTLIGDTMATMSHRDLKQLEGRLDKGLGKIRARKNELLSAEIEYMQRREMELQNNNFYLREKVAETERGQQQTLNMMGAASTSNEYEQNMIQCDPRTFLQFNIMQQPQYYTQQEDRKTFNSVER; encoded by the exons ATGCAGATACTCAACGAGAAGCTGGCTACACCATCCACAGGCCTAATG GTGAAGGAGTCCGTGTCCCCGGGCTTGGGATCGGCGGGTGCTGCTGCTGAGAAGATGGGGAGAGGGAGGATCGAGATCAAGCGCATCGAGAACACGACGAACCGGCAGGTCACCTTCTGCAAGCGCCGCAACGGACTCCTGAAGAAGGCGTACGAGCTCTCGGTGCTCTGCGACGCTGAGGTCGCGCTCGTCGTCTTTTCCAGCCGCGGGCGCCTCTATGAGTACTCCAACAACAG CGTCAAGGCAACCATTGAGAGATACAAGAAGGCAACTAGTGACACCTCCAGCGCTGGTACAGTCGCAGAGATCAATGCCCAG CACTACCAGCAGGAATCTGCAAAGCTGAGGCAACAGATAACCACCTTGCAGAACTCCAACAG GACTCTAATAGGCGATACCATGGCTACCATGAGCCACAGAGACCTAAAGCAGCTGGAGGGAAGGCTGGACAAAGGCCTAGGAAAGATTAGAGCAAGAAAG AATGAATTACTAAGCGCTGAAATTGAGTACATGCAGAGAAGG GAAATGGAGCTGCAGAATAACAACTTCTACTTGAGGGAAAAA GTCGCTGAGACTGAAAGGGGGCAACAGCAGACGTTGAACATGATGGGGGCGGCTTCCACATCTAATGAGTACGAGCAAAATATGATACAATGTGATCCGAGAACCTTCCTGCAGTTCAACATCATGCAGCAGCCTCAGTACTACACCCAGCAGGAGGATAGAAAAACCTTCAACTCAG TTGAGAGGTGA